In one Candidatus Caccoplasma merdavium genomic region, the following are encoded:
- a CDS encoding mobilization protein codes for MATKSSIHIKPCNVASSEAHNRRTAEYMRNIGKSKIYIVSELTADNEQWINPDFGSPELQTHYENIKRMVKEKTGRAMQEKERERKGKNGKIIKVAGCSPIREGVLLIRQDTTLEDVRRFGEECQRRWGITPLQIFLHKDEGHWLGGQPDPEDMESFQVGERWFKPNYHAHIVFDWMNHDTGKSRKLNDEDMTEMQNLASDILLMERGQSKAVTGKKHLERNDFIIEKQKAELQRMDAAKRHKEEQINLAEQELRQVKSEIRTDKLKGAATDAATVIVSGVGSLFGSGKMKKLELSNEELHQEIAKRDKGIDDLKAQMRHMQEQHGKQIRNLQGIHNLELEAKDKEISRLNAILEKAFKWFPMLKEMLRMEKLCTAIGFTKEMIESLLTKKEAIRCNGRIYSEEHRRKFDIRNDIFKVEKNPTNDSKLVLTINRQPIGEWFKEQWEKLRQGLRKTEEPRKSRGFKL; via the coding sequence ATGGCAACAAAATCAAGCATACATATCAAGCCTTGCAACGTGGCATCAAGCGAGGCTCATAACCGGAGGACTGCCGAGTATATGCGCAACATCGGCAAGTCCAAAATCTACATCGTGTCCGAACTTACGGCTGATAACGAACAATGGATAAATCCGGATTTCGGCAGTCCCGAATTGCAGACGCACTATGAGAACATCAAACGCATGGTCAAGGAAAAGACAGGACGTGCCATGCAGGAAAAGGAGCGTGAGCGCAAAGGGAAGAATGGCAAGATTATCAAGGTGGCGGGATGTTCTCCCATCCGTGAGGGTGTATTGCTAATCAGACAGGACACCACGCTGGAGGATGTGCGTAGGTTTGGCGAAGAGTGCCAAAGGCGATGGGGCATTACACCGCTTCAAATCTTCCTGCACAAGGACGAAGGGCATTGGCTGGGCGGACAACCTGACCCGGAGGACATGGAGAGTTTCCAAGTAGGCGAAAGGTGGTTCAAACCGAATTACCATGCCCATATCGTATTTGACTGGATGAACCACGATACAGGCAAGAGCCGCAAACTCAATGATGAGGATATGACCGAAATGCAAAACTTGGCATCTGATATCCTGCTGATGGAGCGTGGGCAGTCAAAGGCTGTAACAGGCAAAAAACATTTGGAACGGAACGACTTCATCATTGAGAAGCAGAAAGCCGAACTGCAACGCATGGATGCAGCAAAGCGGCACAAAGAAGAACAGATAAACCTTGCCGAACAGGAACTCCGTCAGGTGAAATCGGAGATACGCACGGACAAGCTCAAAGGCGCAGCCACCGATGCCGCTACGGTCATAGTGAGCGGAGTGGGTTCTCTTTTCGGCAGTGGAAAAATGAAGAAACTGGAACTATCCAATGAAGAATTGCATCAGGAAATAGCCAAACGGGATAAGGGAATTGATGACCTGAAAGCCCAAATGCGGCACATGCAGGAACAGCACGGCAAGCAGATACGTAATCTGCAAGGAATACACAATCTGGAGCTTGAAGCCAAAGACAAGGAAATATCACGACTGAATGCTATTCTTGAAAAGGCGTTCAAATGGTTCCCGATGCTCAAAGAAATGTTGAGAATGGAAAAGCTATGCACTGCCATCGGCTTCACCAAAGAAATGATAGAGAGCCTTCTGACGAAGAAAGAGGCTATCAGGTGCAATGGCAGGATTTATTCCGAAGAGCACAGACGGAAGTTTGACATCAGGAATGATATTTTCAAAGTGGAAAAGAATCCGACCAAT